Within Metabacillus sp. KUDC1714, the genomic segment TGAGCTTTAACAGTGCTTAAAAATAAAAAAGTCGTGCTAGATTATTATAAGCACGACTTTTCTATTTTTAATTGATTAACCAAATCGACCAGTAATGTAATCTTCTGTTCGTTTATCAGAAGGGTTAGAAAATAATCTATCAGTATCAGTAAATTCTACAACCTCTCCATTTAAGAAGAAAGCAGTACGATCTGAAATACGAGCAGCTTGTTGCATGTTATGAGTTACGATAATAATACTATAGTTCTGTTTTAATTCTTGAATTAATTCTTCAATTTTAAGTGTCGAGATCGGGTCGAGTGCTGATGTAGGTTCATCCATTAAAATAACATCTGGCTCAATTGCAAGACAACGGGCAATACATAAACGTTGCTGCTGACCACCAGATAGACCGTATGCATTTTCCTTTAAACGATCTTTTACTTCATCCCAAATAGCTGCACCACGTAAACTCTTCTCAACAACTTCATCGATAATCTTCTTATCTTTAATACCGTGAATTTTCGGACCATATGCGATGTTTTCATAGATTGATTTTGGGAATGGATTTGGTTTTTGAAACACCATCCCTACCTGTGTTCTAAGCTCTTCTACACCATAAGATTTATCAAAAATATTTTTCCCACGATATAGAATTTGCCCCGATGTGCGAACTATAGGAATTAATTCCACCATGCGATTAAGCGTTTTGATATACGTCGATTTACCACATCCAGAAGGTCCGATAATTGCTGTTACATCATTTTCATAAATATCAAGGTCAATATTTTTTAAAGCTTGGTCCTTACCATACCAAAGATTCAAATTATCTGTTTTATATACTACGTTCTTATTTACATTAACTTCATTATTTTGTGTATTTTCTCTTTTAATTTTTACACTTTCCATACGAAAACCCCTCCAATTAAAACTTATTAATAACGTTTCTGGAATTTATTACGGATTAACACAGCAATTGAGTTCATCACTATTAAGAAAATAAATAACACGATGATGCCTGCAGCTGCGACCTGTTGAAACTCTGGCTGTGGTCTTGCTGCCCAGTTGTAGATTTGAATTGGCATAACAGTAAATGTACTCAAAACGTCTTCTGGTAAGTAATTAACGAAAGCAAATGCACCGACCACTAGTAAAGGAGCTGTTTCTCCAATTGCACGTGAAAAGGCTAATATACTTCCCGTTACAATTCCAGGAATTGCTGCAGGTAAAACGACTCTTAAAATCGTTTGCCATTTAGTAGCTCCCATACCGTATGATGCTTCCCGTAGATCCTTCGGAACGGAGCGAATTGCTTCTTGTGACGCTACAACAATAACTGGTAGTACGAGAAGAGCCATCGTAAATCCACCAGCTAAAATACTTCGACCTAGATCGAAAAAACGAACAAATACAGTTAAACCTAAAAGTCCAAAAACAATAGAAGGTACACCAGCAAGGTTTGAAATATTTGTTTGAATAAAGGTGTTAATTTTACTTTTCTTCGCATATTCTTCTAAATAAATTGCCGTTCCGACAGCTAAAATCAGTGCTGTTGGAATAGTTACTCCCATTACCCATAGTGAGCCTACTATAGCAGCTTTAATACCAGATCGCTCTGGTCTTCTAGAAGCATAGTTTTGGAAAAATTCAAGTGAAAAATAACTAGATCCTTGAGTGAATATCCGATATAAAAGAATAGCTAAAACAACTAATGCCAAAAAGGTAGCAGCCATAAAAATCCATTTAAATGTTTGATTTAATGCTAATCGTCCACCCATTTTTTTTGTAACAACTTCTTGATCAATCATTTTCATATTAGTATTCCTCCCTAAAGCGTCGAGAAATATATTGTGCTAAAAGATTCAGAATAAGGGTAAACAAGAACAATGTCATACCAACTGCATAAATACTGTAATAAACAGTTGTTCCATATCCTGCATCTCCTCCACTAACCTGAACAATATATGCTGTCATCGTTTGGATCGATTCAGTTGGGTCAAATGTTAGCTTAGGAGTTGCTCCCCCAGCCAATGAAACAATCATAGTTTCACCAATAGCACGAGAAATACCTAATACGAACGATGCAACAATACCTGACATTGCAGCAGGAACAATTACCTTCATTGTTACTTCAAATCTTGTAGATCCTAATGCTAATGCTCCCTCTCTCATTGAATTAGGGACAGAGCTCATTGCATCTTCAGAAAGTGAAGCAATCATTGGGATAATCATGATTCCAACTACTATTCCAGGACTAAGGGCATTAAAAAGCGCCAAGTCAGGGACAACTTTTTGCAAAAGAGGTGTAACGAATGTTAATGCAAAAAAACCATAAACAATTGTTGGAATACCAGCTAATACCTCTAATATCGGTTTAATAATTCTTCTTGTACGATCTGATGCATATTCACTCAAGAAAATAGCTGCCGCTAATCCAATTGGAACTGCTACGATAATTGCAATAACTGTAATTAATAACGTACCAGATACCAATGCACCAATTCCATAAGTAGCACTTTCTTCAAAGAATGGATACCATTCCTTTTCTGTCAAGAATTCTACAATTGAGACTCTACTAAAGAAAGTTACTGTTTCAAAGATTAATGTTAATACTATACCTACAGTTGTCAGAATAGATATTAGTGCTAATACAAATAATACTCCAGGAACCATTTTTTCTACTATTTGATTAGTGCTATTTTTAGACTTTTTCTCTTTTATTAAGTCTCTAACACTTACATTTTGATTGTTTGTTAAAGCCATTTTGAAAAACCCCTTTCCAAAACATAGGAAGAAAGATGAGAAGCATATCGAGATGCTTCTCATCCACTCAACTAATGAATTATTTTAAACCCTCAAGAGTTTCAAGTTGAGTTGTATATTCCTCTTCTGGAAGAGATACATAACCAACTTCTTCAGCTAGAGCACCAGCATTCTCAAGGTAGAATTTCACATATTCAGCAACATGTTCTTTATCTTTAATAGAAGCGTTGTTTACATAGATGAATAATGGACGTGAAAGTGGATTGTAATCACCAGATTCAACAGATTCATTTGTAGGTTCAACAGCTTCTCCAGCTTCGTTTACAATAGGTACAACTTTTAAATTATCTTTATTTTCTAGGTAGTAAGCATATCCAAAGTAACCAATAGCATTTGTATCTCCAGTAACACCTTTAACTAAAGTGTTGTCATCTTCAGATAATGTTGCAGATTTCACAATTGCAGCATCTTCTAAGATAACTTCATTGAAGTAGTCATAAGTACCAGAATCTGCTCCAGGTGAAAAGAATTTAACTTCTTCTTCTGGCCAATCAGCATTAATATCAGACCATTTTTTCACAGAACCATCTTCAACCCAAAGCTTCTTTAAGTCTTCAACAGTTAATTTATCGATAAAATCATTTTCTTTGTTTACTACTACTGAAAGCCCATCATAAGCAACTTGGAATTCTGTGAACTCAATTCCATTATCAGCTGCTGCTGTCTTTTCTTCGTCTTTAATTGGACGAGAAGCT encodes:
- the pstB gene encoding phosphate ABC transporter ATP-binding protein PstB produces the protein MESVKIKRENTQNNEVNVNKNVVYKTDNLNLWYGKDQALKNIDLDIYENDVTAIIGPSGCGKSTYIKTLNRMVELIPIVRTSGQILYRGKNIFDKSYGVEELRTQVGMVFQKPNPFPKSIYENIAYGPKIHGIKDKKIIDEVVEKSLRGAAIWDEVKDRLKENAYGLSGGQQQRLCIARCLAIEPDVILMDEPTSALDPISTLKIEELIQELKQNYSIIIVTHNMQQAARISDRTAFFLNGEVVEFTDTDRLFSNPSDKRTEDYITGRFG
- the pstA gene encoding phosphate ABC transporter permease PstA — translated: MKMIDQEVVTKKMGGRLALNQTFKWIFMAATFLALVVLAILLYRIFTQGSSYFSLEFFQNYASRRPERSGIKAAIVGSLWVMGVTIPTALILAVGTAIYLEEYAKKSKINTFIQTNISNLAGVPSIVFGLLGLTVFVRFFDLGRSILAGGFTMALLVLPVIVVASQEAIRSVPKDLREASYGMGATKWQTILRVVLPAAIPGIVTGSILAFSRAIGETAPLLVVGAFAFVNYLPEDVLSTFTVMPIQIYNWAARPQPEFQQVAAAGIIVLFIFLIVMNSIAVLIRNKFQKRY
- the pstC gene encoding phosphate ABC transporter permease subunit PstC translates to MALTNNQNVSVRDLIKEKKSKNSTNQIVEKMVPGVLFVLALISILTTVGIVLTLIFETVTFFSRVSIVEFLTEKEWYPFFEESATYGIGALVSGTLLITVIAIIVAVPIGLAAAIFLSEYASDRTRRIIKPILEVLAGIPTIVYGFFALTFVTPLLQKVVPDLALFNALSPGIVVGIMIIPMIASLSEDAMSSVPNSMREGALALGSTRFEVTMKVIVPAAMSGIVASFVLGISRAIGETMIVSLAGGATPKLTFDPTESIQTMTAYIVQVSGGDAGYGTTVYYSIYAVGMTLFLFTLILNLLAQYISRRFREEY
- a CDS encoding PstS family phosphate ABC transporter substrate-binding protein, with product MKSFKFLAMSIMLSSLLAFAAACGNGEDAATGENGTEDTEQTKESGEESAELEGEIGIDGSSTVAPIGEAVSEEFSMDHPKVQAPIGISGTGGGFEKFTAGETDISEASRPIKDEEKTAAADNGIEFTEFQVAYDGLSVVVNKENDFIDKLTVEDLKKLWVEDGSVKKWSDINADWPEEEVKFFSPGADSGTYDYFNEVILEDAAIVKSATLSEDDNTLVKGVTGDTNAIGYFGYAYYLENKDNLKVVPIVNEAGEAVEPTNESVESGDYNPLSRPLFIYVNNASIKDKEHVAEYVKFYLENAGALAEEVGYVSLPEEEYTTQLETLEGLK